The following coding sequences are from one Hymenobacter sp. DG25A window:
- the nadC gene encoding carboxylating nicotinate-nucleotide diphosphorylase — MQNAPYLTPNALSEFIRTALAEDVGDGDHSSLASIPASAHNRARLLVKGEGVLAGVELAELIFKQVDPALTVEVLLADGTRVRHGDVAFTVEGPARSILTAERLVLNCMQRMSGIATYTAHLMELLAGTQARLLDTRKTTPNFRLCEKWAVLIGGGTNHRYGLFDMIMLKDNHVDYAGGIRQAIEATHAYLRQLGRTLPIEIETRTLAEVQQVLDTGGVDRIMLDNMAPAQLQEAVALIAGRFPTEASGGITEETIGEVGGTGVDFISVGALTHSAGSLDMSLKAF, encoded by the coding sequence GTGCAAAACGCCCCGTACCTCACCCCGAACGCTCTTTCTGAATTCATCCGAACTGCCCTGGCCGAAGACGTCGGCGACGGCGACCATTCCTCTCTGGCTTCTATTCCGGCCTCAGCCCACAACCGGGCGCGGCTGCTGGTAAAAGGTGAGGGGGTTTTGGCAGGCGTGGAGCTGGCCGAGCTCATCTTTAAGCAGGTAGATCCGGCTCTGACGGTGGAAGTGCTGCTGGCCGATGGCACCCGCGTGCGGCACGGCGACGTGGCTTTCACGGTAGAAGGGCCCGCCCGCAGTATTCTGACTGCCGAGCGGCTGGTACTCAACTGCATGCAGCGCATGAGTGGCATTGCCACCTACACGGCCCATCTGATGGAGCTGCTGGCCGGCACCCAGGCCCGCCTGCTCGATACGCGCAAAACCACGCCCAACTTCCGCCTCTGCGAGAAATGGGCCGTGCTCATTGGCGGCGGCACCAACCACCGCTACGGGCTGTTTGATATGATTATGCTGAAGGATAATCATGTGGATTACGCGGGCGGCATCCGGCAGGCTATTGAGGCCACCCACGCTTACCTGCGCCAGCTGGGCCGCACCTTGCCCATTGAAATTGAAACCCGCACGCTGGCCGAGGTGCAGCAGGTGCTGGACACGGGCGGCGTAGACCGCATCATGCTGGATAATATGGCGCCCGCCCAGCTGCAGGAAGCCGTGGCCCTGATTGCCGGGCGCTTCCCCACGGAAGCCTCCGGGGGCATTACCGAGGAAACCATTGGAGAAGTTGGCGGCACCGGCGTCGATTTTATCTCGGTAGGCGCCCTCACGCACTCGGCCGGCAGCCTGGATATGAGTTTGAAAGCTTTTTAA
- a CDS encoding heavy metal-binding domain-containing protein, whose amino-acid sequence MLKSIKATAAGLVLVAVSALASCQSEPATTTPATAAAPSTAPATAPVARVAAYVCPMNCEGSASDKPGKCPVCGMDLEPNPAAAQSAAAGPDSL is encoded by the coding sequence ATGTTGAAGTCAATCAAAGCAACCGCGGCTGGCCTCGTGCTGGTCGCGGTTAGCGCTTTAGCCTCCTGCCAGAGCGAGCCGGCTACCACCACGCCCGCCACGGCTGCTGCGCCTTCTACCGCGCCTGCCACGGCTCCGGTAGCCAGGGTAGCGGCCTACGTGTGCCCCATGAACTGCGAAGGCAGCGCCAGCGACAAGCCCGGCAAATGCCCCGTGTGCGGCATGGACCTGGAGCCTAACCCTGCTGCTGCTCAGTCGGCTGCGGCCGGCCCCGACTCGCTGTAA
- a CDS encoding YcxB family protein, translating to MQQPNQRGFRQAQGASPLAIRTKKSQLDSNTYVRMALTEVWKKEWWYALIPLVIVLLPAIFVFSWWWVVAAVLVTVLFVVLRSAQVQALAQMEQTKALFERVNYEIDQRQILMRLNDKQGMNIPWEMIEKVRQQDGAYQLYLKAPANAEMPTGWKGWVARTFTVPMFLYLPTRIFNSPNDLKLFESLLRRKSLLAAEAKPAA from the coding sequence ATGCAACAACCCAATCAACGCGGATTCCGCCAGGCCCAGGGGGCTTCCCCGCTGGCTATCCGCACCAAAAAAAGCCAGCTCGACTCGAATACCTACGTCCGCATGGCCCTCACCGAAGTCTGGAAAAAGGAGTGGTGGTACGCCCTCATTCCGCTGGTTATCGTGCTGCTGCCCGCCATTTTTGTGTTTTCGTGGTGGTGGGTAGTGGCCGCTGTGCTGGTTACGGTGCTGTTCGTGGTGCTGCGTTCGGCACAGGTGCAGGCCCTGGCCCAAATGGAGCAAACCAAAGCCCTGTTTGAGCGGGTGAACTACGAAATAGACCAGCGCCAGATCCTGATGCGCCTGAACGACAAGCAGGGCATGAACATTCCGTGGGAAATGATAGAAAAAGTACGGCAGCAGGATGGTGCCTACCAGCTCTACCTGAAAGCCCCCGCTAATGCTGAAATGCCTACCGGGTGGAAAGGCTGGGTAGCCCGCACGTTCACGGTACCCATGTTCCTGTACCTGCCCACGCGTATCTTCAACTCGCCCAACGACCTGAAGCTGTTTGAATCGCTGCTGCGCCGCAAGAGCCTGCTGGCCGCCGAGGCGAAGCCAGCAGCTTAA
- a CDS encoding SAM-dependent methyltransferase, with amino-acid sequence MAQSFDPEWFSTWFDSPYYHLLYRDRDQQEAEHFIDWLLAHLQPKPTHHLLDLGCGKGRHAIYLSQHGYDVTGVDLSPQSIAYARQFAHEHLHFYVHDMRDPLPYGPFDFIFNLFTSFGYFQNETENVVALRSAVQALKPGGKLVIDFMNTERTVRELVSHEEKTVDGITFHLTRHLDADFIVKDIRFADEHGRLHHHQERVRALRRAQFEEYFSMTDLRLAEVLGDYHLAPYNEQTSPRMIFVLKK; translated from the coding sequence ATGGCGCAGTCGTTTGATCCGGAATGGTTCAGCACGTGGTTTGATTCTCCCTACTATCACCTGCTGTACCGCGACCGGGACCAGCAGGAAGCGGAGCATTTTATCGACTGGCTGCTGGCCCACCTGCAGCCCAAACCCACGCACCACCTGCTGGATCTGGGGTGCGGCAAGGGGCGCCATGCTATTTACCTCAGCCAGCACGGCTACGATGTAACCGGGGTCGACCTGTCGCCCCAGAGCATTGCCTATGCCCGGCAGTTTGCGCACGAACACCTGCACTTCTACGTGCACGACATGCGCGACCCGCTGCCCTACGGCCCGTTCGACTTCATTTTTAACCTCTTTACCAGTTTCGGCTACTTTCAGAACGAAACTGAGAATGTGGTGGCCCTGCGCTCGGCGGTGCAGGCCCTGAAGCCGGGCGGTAAGCTGGTTATTGATTTCATGAACACCGAGCGCACCGTGCGCGAGCTGGTCAGCCACGAGGAAAAAACGGTAGACGGCATCACCTTCCACCTCACCCGCCACCTCGATGCCGACTTCATTGTAAAGGATATTCGCTTTGCGGATGAGCACGGGCGGCTTCACCATCATCAGGAGCGGGTGCGGGCCCTGCGGCGGGCGCAGTTTGAGGAGTACTTCTCCATGACGGACCTACGTCTGGCCGAAGTGCTGGGAGACTATCACCTGGCGCCCTACAACGAACAGACCAGCCCCCGAATGATCTTCGTGCTCAAGAAATAA